One region of Drosophila kikkawai strain 14028-0561.14 chromosome 2R, DkikHiC1v2, whole genome shotgun sequence genomic DNA includes:
- the LOC108072395 gene encoding uncharacterized protein, whose protein sequence is MSFQKQLDDFNRKLDITPWYLGTSTLQEETITKMHETLRDDFEQATGSNMYRALVVLGINPVISPRQIRRLVQLSRNNILAFLFFVLEGYYKTCRPKGSTVYSVNEQLLMVAICRIDLLPTLHALDEILPPRKLSSLEIKRLNRAERLKFQVNGTPSPIAAEAPTKKRSKKSPYCQRQPRPVQRISNLTTQIPDFVVEFSFWPRNAPPNYGKEREEPWFAHYRLNPGKRLIKKTLSETLERYFNVEGGHKDKDDEDGTKRSESEAILCLVHKEQVEKAQLLRDELAVKARDRCLELLDVTQPYTKLRQNRIVAQLEHDIDLIMDRHRRAMQCDQTKVLTIKSADCVLCQQMLVSQPWPEPNDQVGRALVGEDCSMAHTAVLDTYRGRRLEGGGGKKTDKKGKKEKKGKSEKPEPSEEPPKEEPKKKVPAIKPPPRKLHNDPFRILEIDFKEKLKKCLPHKNVSECEAPPAPKKSAVSFALAMGKIRRKGPNCEIKQQVKKVVKKKFFRASISNKPYHFKYHRIFQSGQPRPFDLKRMVTKSFEKALKKTDPEDPNEAFNSTQPVSEMQLGDKMPSADEPQTELVPKPEIHETLNDDLFAEEKTDRDSRDTLDRSSNHSRRSHIDHKAQIVEAVLQCANTIWQKQEAIKRAEIEHEERFTKRGALQHEDKEPNFDPDNAEQMNQLLKDGLRILSRNPRYVLASLPDCHKLPIMREWVKRRYGKTYSQKELETNIRESSRIFELVTSVQGNLPSPNLQGLDRLSRSQENFNYHEQVMKTAADVKSDYHNRLNERYMSSISSAWYAMGNYLVSGGPPRRTFYAYMASNPNEIMRAKTWNGDFRNYRQMRDRRKNPSEK, encoded by the exons CAACTCAGCAGAAACAATATACTGGCCTTCCTCTTCTTCGTCCTCGAAGGCTACTACAAGACCTGCCGCCCCAAGGGAAGCACAGTCTATAGCGTCAATGAGCAGCTGCTGATGGTAGCCATTTGCAGGATCGATCTTCTGCCCACTCTTCATGCTCTGGACGAAATTCTACCGccacgaaagctctcttcgcTGGAGATCAAACGGCTGAACCGAGCCGAGAGACTGAAGTTCCAGGTTAATGGGACCCCGTCGCCAATCGCCGCAGAAGCTCCCACAAAGAAGCGCTCGAAAAAGTCGCCCTACTGCCAGAGGCAGCCCAGGCCTGTCCAGCGGATCTCGAATTTGACCACGCAGATACCCGATTTTGTGGTGGAATTTAGTTTCTGGCCTAGAAATGCTCCGCCCAATTACGGCAAGGAGCGGGAGGAGCCCTGGTTTGCCCACTATCGCCTTAATCCTGGCAAGCGTTTGATCAAGAAGACCCTGTCCGAGACGCTGGAGCGTTACTTCAACGTCGAGGGCGGCCATAAGGACAAAGACGACGAGGATGGAACGAAGCGTAGCGAGTCGGAGGCCATTCTATGCCTAGTCCACAAGGAACAGGTGGAGAAAGCGCAGCTACTGAGAGATGAGCTGGCTGTCAAAGCCAGGGATCGGTGCCTGGAACTCTTGGACGTAACGCAGCCGTACACCAAACTACGGCAGAACAGGATCGTGGCCCAGCTGGAGCACGACATCGATCTGATCATGGATCGCCATCGTCGGGCGATGCAATGCGACCAGACCAAGGTTCTCACCATTAAGAGCGCGGACTGCGTTCTGTGCCAGCAGATGTTGGTATCACAGCCATGGCCAGAGCCCAATGACCAGGTGGGACGAGCCCTGGTCGGTGAGGATTGTAGCATGGCCCACACGGCTGTTCTGGATACCTATCGTGGGAGGAGACTGGAGGGAGGCGGCGGCAAG AAAACAGataaaaaaggtaaaaaggaaaagaaaggaaaaagtGAAAAGCCCGAACCTTCAGAGGAGCCCCCGAAAGAGGAACCCAAGAAAAAGGTACCGGCAATAAAGCCACCGCCTCGCAAACTCCACAACGATCCATTCCGCATATTGGAAATCGACTTCAAGGAAAAGCTGAAGAAATGCCTACCGCATAAGAATGTTTCAGAATGCGAGGCTCCGCCGGCACCCAAAAAGTCGGCCGTATCCTTCGCCCTGGCCATGGGGAAAATCCGTAGAAAGGGGCCAAACTGTGAGATAAAACAACAGGTGAAAAAAGTTGTCAAAAAGAAGTTCTTCCGGGCATCCATATCAAACAAGCCCTATCACTTCAAGTACCATCGGATCTTCCAGTCCGGCCAGCCGAGGCCCTTCGACCTCAAGCGAATGGTGACCAAGTCGTTTGAGAAGGCGCTAAAGAAAACGGATCCCGAGGATCCGAATGAGGCATTCAATAGCACTCAACCAGTGTCAGAGATGCAATTGGGGGACAAGATGCCATCAGCAGACGAACCCCAAACGGAGCTAGTGCCGAAACCGGAAATCCATGAAACTCTAAACGATGATCTCTTCGCTGAGGAAAAGACCGACCGGGACAGCCGCGACACCCTGGATCGTTCCAGCAACCACAGTAGGCGCAGTCACATTGATCACAAGGCCCAGATCGTGGAGGCGGTGCTGCAGTGTGCCAACACCATTTGGCAGAAGCAGGAGGCGATAAAGCGGGCCGAAATCGAGCATGAGGAGCGGTTCACCAAGCGGGGGGCGCTCCAGCACGAGGACAAAGAACCAAACTTCGATCCAGACAACGCCGAACAGATGAATCAATTGCTTAAAGACGGCCTCCGGATTCTGAGTCGGAATCCGCGCTATGTGCTGGCTAGTCTGCCCGATTGCCACAAGCTGCCCATCATGCGGGAGTGGGTCAAGCGGCGGTATGGCAAGACCTACAGCCAAAAGGAGCTGGAGACGAACATCAGAGAGTCGAGTAGAATCTTTGAGCTGGTCACCTCGGTTCAAGGCAATTTGCCAAGTCCCAATCTCCAGGGCCTGGATCGGTTATCCAGATCCCAGGAGAACTTTAACTATCACGAGCAGGTCATGAAGACG GCCGCCGACGTCAAGAGCGACTATCATAACCGACTGAACGAACGATATATGAGTAGCATAAGCTCCGCCTGGTATGCCATGGGCAACTATCTGGTATCGGGCGGTCCTCCGCGCAGGACCTTCTACGCGTACATGGCCTCCAATCCGAACGAGATAATGAGAGCGAAAACTTGGAATGGAGATTTCCGAAACTATCGCCAGATGAGGGATAGACGCAAGAACCCATCAGAGAAATAA